From Mauremys reevesii isolate NIE-2019 linkage group 10, ASM1616193v1, whole genome shotgun sequence, the proteins below share one genomic window:
- the SAXO2 gene encoding stabilizer of axonemal microtubules 2 isoform X2 — MKEKRCLCEICTCGRHHCPHKSTRIYDTGGQPCLMTEYNDKYLQYGNVPPPQSLKPKEEYQVHHGRMEGITTFKSDYLPYDVVNRPLRVQEEYKPRPGEIDLGTTYRRDYNPHKIQPVTLVRPLERKHIKGGKIDTIPTYQDDYRSWEVQRREPNKLEHTYHPPTEKFGNSTTFQDDFVPRELNPRQSFKPPGVAKLSDVPFDGVTNHRTSYIAHQLEPKFVRPKEEYKPSSQPFEDLTTHRNDFKGLLGEFTKSCKPEYTKVGSNAHFDGCSEFRDRFQPWSVSLPEARKIRDYVPPTGNMDLHSTSHLDYVPHMICPAAPIRPVSYGRRSNVPFQGNTTMKEDFQAWASCRQEIIRRHQEIPKPTGKFDGLTTFKSHYIPHEIIPVQSFKPLRVVVPSSARFEDGTMYRTEYTPKKQEICPANYPSPPGYVFVNTDSRGHKFFRRVTPEINTFSQSNGKPF, encoded by the exons ATGAAGGAGAAGCGGTGCCTGTGCGAGATTTGTACCTGCGG GCGCCATCATTGCCCTCATAAATCCACAAGGATTTATGATACTGGAGGACAACCTTGCCTCATGACGGAATACAATGACAAATATCTCCAGTATGGCAATGTCCCTCCACCCCAGAGTCTTAAGCCAAAGGAGGAGTACCAAGTACATCATGGAAGAATGGAAGGAATCACTACATTTAA GTCTGATTATCTTCCATACGATGTTGTAAATCGACCTCTTCGGGTACAAGAAGAGTATAAACCAAGACCAGGAGAGATTGATCTTGGAACTACATACAGAAGAGATTATAATCCTCATAAAATACAACCAGTGACATTAGTAAGACCTTTAGAAAGAAAACACATTAAGGGAGGAAAAATAGACACCATACCAACCTATCAAG ATGACTATAGATCATGGGAAGTTCAAAGAAGGGAGCCAAATAAATTGGAACACACCTATCATCCCCCTACAGAAAAGTTTGGGAATTCTACTACATTTCAAGATGACTTTGTTCCTAGGGAACTGAACCCCAGACAAAGCTTTAAGCCTCCAGGTGTGGCCAAACTTTCAGATGTACCTTTTGATGGTGTTACTAATCATCGCACTTCTTACATCGCTCATCAACTGGAACCAAAATTTGTAAGACCAAAGGAAGAATACAAGCCAAGCAGCCAACCCTTTGAAGATCTCACAACCCACCGGAATGATTTTAAAGGGCTACTTGGAGAGTTTACAAAAAGCTGCAAGCCTGAATATACTAAAGTTGGGTCTAATGCTCACTTTGATGGATGCAGTGAATTCCGGGATCGTTTTCAACCATGGTCAGTCTCCTTGCCTGAGGCTCGCAAGATAAGAGATTATGTTCCTCCTACAGGTAATATGGATTTACACTCCACAAGCCATCTTGATTATGTTCCGCACATGATCTGTCCTGCTGCCCCCATAAGACCAGTTTCTTATGGAAGAAGAAGTAATGTCCCTTTCCAGGGGAACACCACAATGAAGGAAGACTTTCAAGCTTGGGCCAGCTGTCGGCAAGAAATTATTAGAAGACATCAGGAAATTCCAAAGCCTACTGGAAAATTTGATGGATTGACAACATTCAAGTCTCACTATATACCACATGAGATAATTCCAGTTCAGAGTTTCAAACCTCTACGTGTTGTAGTCCCTAGTTCAGCTCGTTTTGAAGATGGAACCATGTATCGTACAGAGTATACGCCAAAGAAACAAGAGATCTGCCCAGCAAACTATCCATCTCCTCCAGGATACGTCTTTGTAAACACAGATTCTCGTGGTCACAAGTTCTTCCGCAGAGTTACTCCAGAAATCAATACATTTTCCCAGTCAAATG GAAAGCCATTTTAG
- the SAXO2 gene encoding stabilizer of axonemal microtubules 2 isoform X1, with protein sequence MKEKRCLCEICTCGRHHCPHKSTRIYDTGGQPCLMTEYNDKYLQYGNVPPPQSLKPKEEYQVHHGRMEGITTFKSDYLPYDVVNRPLRVQEEYKPRPGEIDLGTTYRRDYNPHKIQPVTLVRPLERKHIKGGKIDTIPTYQDDYRSWEVQRREPNKLEHTYHPPTEKFGNSTTFQDDFVPRELNPRQSFKPPGVAKLSDVPFDGVTNHRTSYIAHQLEPKFVRPKEEYKPSSQPFEDLTTHRNDFKGLLGEFTKSCKPEYTKVGSNAHFDGCSEFRDRFQPWSVSLPEARKIRDYVPPTGNMDLHSTSHLDYVPHMICPAAPIRPVSYGRRSNVPFQGNTTMKEDFQAWASCRQEIIRRHQEIPKPTGKFDGLTTFKSHYIPHEIIPVQSFKPLRVVVPSSARFEDGTMYRTEYTPKKQEICPANYPSPPGYVFVNTDSRGHKFFRRVTPEINTFSQSNGNHIPKEVAVTS encoded by the exons ATGAAGGAGAAGCGGTGCCTGTGCGAGATTTGTACCTGCGG GCGCCATCATTGCCCTCATAAATCCACAAGGATTTATGATACTGGAGGACAACCTTGCCTCATGACGGAATACAATGACAAATATCTCCAGTATGGCAATGTCCCTCCACCCCAGAGTCTTAAGCCAAAGGAGGAGTACCAAGTACATCATGGAAGAATGGAAGGAATCACTACATTTAA GTCTGATTATCTTCCATACGATGTTGTAAATCGACCTCTTCGGGTACAAGAAGAGTATAAACCAAGACCAGGAGAGATTGATCTTGGAACTACATACAGAAGAGATTATAATCCTCATAAAATACAACCAGTGACATTAGTAAGACCTTTAGAAAGAAAACACATTAAGGGAGGAAAAATAGACACCATACCAACCTATCAAG ATGACTATAGATCATGGGAAGTTCAAAGAAGGGAGCCAAATAAATTGGAACACACCTATCATCCCCCTACAGAAAAGTTTGGGAATTCTACTACATTTCAAGATGACTTTGTTCCTAGGGAACTGAACCCCAGACAAAGCTTTAAGCCTCCAGGTGTGGCCAAACTTTCAGATGTACCTTTTGATGGTGTTACTAATCATCGCACTTCTTACATCGCTCATCAACTGGAACCAAAATTTGTAAGACCAAAGGAAGAATACAAGCCAAGCAGCCAACCCTTTGAAGATCTCACAACCCACCGGAATGATTTTAAAGGGCTACTTGGAGAGTTTACAAAAAGCTGCAAGCCTGAATATACTAAAGTTGGGTCTAATGCTCACTTTGATGGATGCAGTGAATTCCGGGATCGTTTTCAACCATGGTCAGTCTCCTTGCCTGAGGCTCGCAAGATAAGAGATTATGTTCCTCCTACAGGTAATATGGATTTACACTCCACAAGCCATCTTGATTATGTTCCGCACATGATCTGTCCTGCTGCCCCCATAAGACCAGTTTCTTATGGAAGAAGAAGTAATGTCCCTTTCCAGGGGAACACCACAATGAAGGAAGACTTTCAAGCTTGGGCCAGCTGTCGGCAAGAAATTATTAGAAGACATCAGGAAATTCCAAAGCCTACTGGAAAATTTGATGGATTGACAACATTCAAGTCTCACTATATACCACATGAGATAATTCCAGTTCAGAGTTTCAAACCTCTACGTGTTGTAGTCCCTAGTTCAGCTCGTTTTGAAGATGGAACCATGTATCGTACAGAGTATACGCCAAAGAAACAAGAGATCTGCCCAGCAAACTATCCATCTCCTCCAGGATACGTCTTTGTAAACACAGATTCTCGTGGTCACAAGTTCTTCCGCAGAGTTACTCCAGAAATCAATACATTTTCCCAGTCAAATGGTAATCATATTCCAAAAGAAGTAGCTGTTACTTCATAA
- the SAXO2 gene encoding stabilizer of axonemal microtubules 2 isoform X3: MTEYNDKYLQYGNVPPPQSLKPKEEYQVHHGRMEGITTFKSDYLPYDVVNRPLRVQEEYKPRPGEIDLGTTYRRDYNPHKIQPVTLVRPLERKHIKGGKIDTIPTYQDDYRSWEVQRREPNKLEHTYHPPTEKFGNSTTFQDDFVPRELNPRQSFKPPGVAKLSDVPFDGVTNHRTSYIAHQLEPKFVRPKEEYKPSSQPFEDLTTHRNDFKGLLGEFTKSCKPEYTKVGSNAHFDGCSEFRDRFQPWSVSLPEARKIRDYVPPTGNMDLHSTSHLDYVPHMICPAAPIRPVSYGRRSNVPFQGNTTMKEDFQAWASCRQEIIRRHQEIPKPTGKFDGLTTFKSHYIPHEIIPVQSFKPLRVVVPSSARFEDGTMYRTEYTPKKQEICPANYPSPPGYVFVNTDSRGHKFFRRVTPEINTFSQSNGNHIPKEVAVTS; encoded by the exons ATGACGGAATACAATGACAAATATCTCCAGTATGGCAATGTCCCTCCACCCCAGAGTCTTAAGCCAAAGGAGGAGTACCAAGTACATCATGGAAGAATGGAAGGAATCACTACATTTAA GTCTGATTATCTTCCATACGATGTTGTAAATCGACCTCTTCGGGTACAAGAAGAGTATAAACCAAGACCAGGAGAGATTGATCTTGGAACTACATACAGAAGAGATTATAATCCTCATAAAATACAACCAGTGACATTAGTAAGACCTTTAGAAAGAAAACACATTAAGGGAGGAAAAATAGACACCATACCAACCTATCAAG ATGACTATAGATCATGGGAAGTTCAAAGAAGGGAGCCAAATAAATTGGAACACACCTATCATCCCCCTACAGAAAAGTTTGGGAATTCTACTACATTTCAAGATGACTTTGTTCCTAGGGAACTGAACCCCAGACAAAGCTTTAAGCCTCCAGGTGTGGCCAAACTTTCAGATGTACCTTTTGATGGTGTTACTAATCATCGCACTTCTTACATCGCTCATCAACTGGAACCAAAATTTGTAAGACCAAAGGAAGAATACAAGCCAAGCAGCCAACCCTTTGAAGATCTCACAACCCACCGGAATGATTTTAAAGGGCTACTTGGAGAGTTTACAAAAAGCTGCAAGCCTGAATATACTAAAGTTGGGTCTAATGCTCACTTTGATGGATGCAGTGAATTCCGGGATCGTTTTCAACCATGGTCAGTCTCCTTGCCTGAGGCTCGCAAGATAAGAGATTATGTTCCTCCTACAGGTAATATGGATTTACACTCCACAAGCCATCTTGATTATGTTCCGCACATGATCTGTCCTGCTGCCCCCATAAGACCAGTTTCTTATGGAAGAAGAAGTAATGTCCCTTTCCAGGGGAACACCACAATGAAGGAAGACTTTCAAGCTTGGGCCAGCTGTCGGCAAGAAATTATTAGAAGACATCAGGAAATTCCAAAGCCTACTGGAAAATTTGATGGATTGACAACATTCAAGTCTCACTATATACCACATGAGATAATTCCAGTTCAGAGTTTCAAACCTCTACGTGTTGTAGTCCCTAGTTCAGCTCGTTTTGAAGATGGAACCATGTATCGTACAGAGTATACGCCAAAGAAACAAGAGATCTGCCCAGCAAACTATCCATCTCCTCCAGGATACGTCTTTGTAAACACAGATTCTCGTGGTCACAAGTTCTTCCGCAGAGTTACTCCAGAAATCAATACATTTTCCCAGTCAAATGGTAATCATATTCCAAAAGAAGTAGCTGTTACTTCATAA